One window from the genome of Gemmatimonadota bacterium encodes:
- a CDS encoding efflux RND transporter permease subunit, with protein VVRLAEPYRRDLESLEDLTVMEEGRQIPLPSVARWYVAEGYSTVRRKDLDRMATVSSDVRSGENSNAVLAEVRETLAGFERSLPRGYTLRYAGQQEMQQESEDFLWGAFLGALFLIGLILISQFDSVVKPVIIMTSVVMSTVGVLMGLMLFRMPFGIIMTGVGVISLAGVVVNNAIILVDYIDVLRERDGLERREALVRAGITRFRPVILTAVTTVLGLVPLAIGFNFDFFGLFTALRPNVFWGGEQAAWWGPMAIAVIAGLSFATVLTLVLVPVMYSLVDDAAALLRRHYTRPAPRREASGPAAAEAEVADVEVAATAGSHGGRVLVPAVGS; from the coding sequence GTCGTGCGGCTGGCCGAGCCGTACCGCCGCGACCTCGAGTCGCTCGAAGACCTGACGGTCATGGAGGAGGGACGGCAGATCCCGCTGCCGTCTGTGGCGCGCTGGTACGTGGCCGAGGGGTACAGCACGGTCCGTCGCAAGGATCTGGACCGCATGGCCACCGTGAGCTCCGATGTCCGCTCCGGCGAGAACAGCAATGCCGTGCTGGCCGAGGTGCGTGAGACACTCGCCGGCTTCGAGCGCAGCCTGCCGCGGGGGTACACGCTGCGCTACGCCGGGCAGCAGGAGATGCAGCAGGAATCGGAGGACTTCCTGTGGGGCGCGTTCCTGGGCGCGCTGTTCCTGATCGGCCTGATCCTGATCTCGCAGTTCGACTCCGTCGTGAAGCCGGTGATCATCATGACGTCGGTCGTGATGTCGACTGTGGGCGTGCTCATGGGGCTCATGCTGTTCCGCATGCCCTTCGGCATCATCATGACGGGCGTGGGCGTCATCTCGCTGGCCGGTGTGGTGGTGAACAACGCCATCATCCTCGTCGACTACATTGATGTGCTGCGGGAGCGGGACGGCCTGGAGCGGCGCGAGGCGCTGGTGCGCGCGGGGATCACCCGCTTCCGGCCCGTGATCCTGACGGCAGTGACCACCGTGCTGGGCCTGGTACCGCTCGCCATTGGCTTCAACTTCGACTTCTTCGGCCTGTTCACGGCGCTGCGGCCCAACGTCTTCTGGGGCGGCGAGCAGGCTGCGTGGTGGGGGCCCATGGCCATTGCCGTCATTGCCGGACTGAGCTTCGCCACGGTGCTGACGCTGGTGCTGGTGCCGGTCATGTATTCGCTGGTGGACGACGCCGCCGCCCTCCTGCGCCGGCATTACACGCGGCCTGCGCCGCGCCGCGAGGCGTCCGGCCCCGCCGCTGCCGAGGCGGAGGTGGCGGATGTCGAAGTTGCGGCAACGGCCGGGTCGCATGGTGGGCGTGTGCTTGTGCCGGCTGTTGGGTCCTGA